One region of Faecalibacter bovis genomic DNA includes:
- the gldD gene encoding gliding motility lipoprotein GldD — protein sequence MNYNLLKRKLVNKVLCIVALCISAIFFMSCSDNSEVVKPLGQVRLEYPTAKYVKFNQNAPYTFDYSDFGQIKQGKQPNWYIVYYPEMKANIFLTYFPVNSKQDLIVKIKESEAFVQKQTVKASFISPQMFEFPEKRVFGTLYELGGESAINLQFHATDSVSNFISGSVYFSSEPKADSLAPAVEYIKKDVQHLIESLTWRK from the coding sequence ATGAATTATAATTTACTGAAGCGAAAGCTCGTAAACAAAGTCTTATGTATAGTAGCATTATGTATTAGTGCTATTTTTTTTATGTCATGTTCGGATAATTCAGAGGTAGTAAAACCTCTAGGCCAAGTACGATTAGAATATCCGACAGCGAAATATGTAAAATTTAATCAAAACGCACCGTATACGTTTGATTATTCAGATTTTGGACAAATAAAACAAGGAAAGCAACCAAATTGGTATATTGTTTATTATCCTGAAATGAAAGCAAATATTTTCTTGACCTATTTTCCGGTGAATTCTAAACAAGATTTAATTGTTAAAATTAAAGAAAGTGAAGCTTTTGTTCAGAAACAAACTGTAAAAGCAAGTTTTATTTCTCCACAAATGTTTGAATTTCCAGAAAAACGAGTGTTTGGAACATTGTACGAATTAGGTGGAGAGTCGGCAATCAACCTTCAATTTCATGCTACAGATAGTGTAAGCAATTTTATTTCAGGTTCAGTTTATTTTTCATCAGAACCAAAAGCAGATTCTTTAGCACCAGCTGTTGAATACATTAAAAAAGATGTACAGCATTTGATTGAATCTTTAACTTGGCGAAAATAA
- a CDS encoding single-stranded DNA-binding protein, with protein MNGTTNKVILIGNLGDDVKLHHFDEQNCIGRFPIATTESYISRTGERITETEWHNITTRNKLAELCERYLKKGDKVFVEGRIKTRKWDDNGQTRYTTEIVANSIEFLTPKTDSDQRSTTNQPEQVNNETPSTPTSMGEGEDDLPF; from the coding sequence ATGAACGGTACAACCAACAAAGTAATCTTAATTGGAAATTTAGGAGATGATGTTAAATTGCATCATTTTGATGAGCAAAATTGTATAGGTCGTTTTCCAATCGCAACAACAGAATCTTACATTTCTCGTACAGGGGAACGTATTACAGAAACTGAATGGCACAATATTACAACGCGTAATAAATTAGCCGAATTGTGTGAGCGTTACCTAAAAAAAGGAGATAAAGTATTTGTTGAAGGACGTATTAAAACACGTAAATGGGACGATAATGGACAAACTCGTTACACAACTGAAATTGTAGCAAATTCAATAGAATTTTTAACACCAAAAACAGATTCAGATCAAAGATCAACAACAAATCAACCAGAACAGGTAAACAATGAAACGCCGTCAACTCCAACTTCTATGGGAGAAGGTGAGGATGATTTACCGTTCTAA
- a CDS encoding helix-turn-helix domain-containing protein, with product MENPLFIITAVVLVIILAISIYFLISKKKENQAENTTQPIIEEKEATIFPEKEIDVTVEKNLEISIEKKIDDIPVEQIKKEENKTETPKKENQKISKNKKSSTKEVDQPKLNINISSKTEKTLLKKIEAFENSKDFLKKDVNLNNLAKQFDTNTKYLSEIIKSYKNKNFNQYLNELRIHHLIDELNNNEKVLNTKVSYLASDFGFNSHSSFSTLFTQYVGQSPSEYIKALKEAKKEKITE from the coding sequence ATGGAAAACCCATTATTTATTATTACTGCCGTTGTTTTAGTGATTATTTTAGCGATTAGTATTTATTTCTTAATTTCTAAAAAGAAAGAAAACCAAGCAGAAAATACTACACAGCCTATTATCGAAGAAAAAGAAGCTACAATTTTTCCAGAAAAAGAGATTGATGTTACTGTTGAAAAAAATTTAGAAATAAGTATTGAGAAAAAAATTGATGATATTCCTGTAGAACAAATCAAGAAAGAAGAAAATAAAACTGAAACTCCTAAAAAGGAAAATCAGAAAATTTCTAAAAACAAAAAATCTTCAACTAAAGAGGTCGATCAACCCAAACTTAATATCAATATTTCATCTAAAACAGAAAAAACATTATTGAAAAAAATAGAAGCTTTTGAAAATTCTAAAGACTTTCTGAAAAAGGATGTGAACTTGAATAATTTGGCCAAACAATTTGATACAAACACAAAATATTTAAGCGAGATTATAAAGAGCTATAAAAATAAGAACTTTAATCAATACTTAAACGAACTAAGAATTCATCATTTAATTGATGAGTTAAATAACAATGAGAAAGTCTTAAATACAAAAGTAAGTTACCTCGCGAGCGATTTTGGATTCAATTCACATAGTTCTTTTTCGACACTTTTTACACAATACGTTGGTCAATCCCCTTCAGAATATATAAAAGCTTTGAAAGAGGCTAAAAAGGAAAAAATTACTGAATAA
- a CDS encoding FeoB-associated Cys-rich membrane protein, with amino-acid sequence MDNIYIQYAFIAFLVGFAVWYIFGMLKNTFKKKDDGSCGSNCGCTGNSVKNKLK; translated from the coding sequence ATGGATAACATTTATATTCAATATGCTTTTATTGCTTTTTTAGTTGGTTTTGCCGTTTGGTATATATTCGGAATGCTGAAAAATACTTTTAAGAAAAAAGACGACGGTAGTTGTGGCTCAAATTGTGGCTGTACAGGTAACTCTGTCAAGAATAAACTAAAATAA
- the thiL gene encoding thiamine-phosphate kinase, translated as MLEDKKISKTSLAEIGEFGLIEQIKEGFPIRLETSIKGIGDDAAVLDYGSEKTVVSTDMLVEGVNFNWSYMPLRHLGYKAVVTAISDILAMNAIPKQILVSLALSNRFTLEAVDEIYNGMKYACDKYEIDIVGGDTNSSVNGLVINMTALGSVKEQKITYRKGDVKENDLLVLSGDLGAAFLGLQVLEREAQVTKVNPNNQPDLEQYTYLIERQLKPEARLDIVKLLAEMDIVPTTMIDISDGLSSEVIHLSKENNIGFNVYEEKIPLDPAAIRTAEEFQINPITCALSGGEDFELLFTIKQEDFDKIKGNPYLTVIGHATATGAENYLITKGSEQMIPLIAQGWGTEEEKED; from the coding sequence ATGTTAGAAGATAAAAAAATTTCAAAAACAAGTTTAGCCGAAATTGGCGAGTTTGGTTTAATTGAACAAATTAAAGAAGGATTCCCAATTCGTTTAGAAACTTCTATAAAAGGTATCGGCGACGATGCTGCTGTATTAGATTACGGAAGCGAAAAAACAGTTGTTTCTACAGATATGTTGGTTGAAGGAGTTAATTTCAACTGGTCTTACATGCCTTTGCGCCATTTAGGTTACAAAGCTGTGGTTACTGCAATTAGCGATATTTTAGCGATGAATGCTATTCCGAAACAAATTTTAGTTTCTTTAGCTTTATCAAATCGATTTACGTTAGAGGCTGTAGATGAAATTTACAACGGAATGAAATACGCTTGTGACAAATACGAAATCGACATCGTTGGTGGTGATACAAATTCTTCTGTTAACGGATTAGTTATTAACATGACTGCGTTAGGTTCTGTAAAAGAACAAAAAATAACTTACCGTAAAGGCGATGTAAAAGAAAATGATTTATTAGTATTATCTGGTGATTTAGGTGCTGCCTTTTTAGGTTTACAAGTTTTAGAACGTGAAGCGCAAGTAACGAAAGTAAATCCTAACAATCAACCAGATTTAGAGCAATATACGTATTTAATTGAACGCCAATTAAAACCAGAAGCACGTTTAGATATTGTTAAACTCTTAGCTGAAATGGATATTGTTCCTACAACTATGATCGATATTTCTGACGGATTATCATCTGAAGTAATACATTTATCTAAAGAAAATAATATTGGATTTAACGTTTACGAAGAAAAAATCCCTTTAGATCCTGCAGCTATTCGTACTGCTGAAGAGTTTCAAATCAACCCTATAACTTGTGCATTAAGCGGTGGAGAAGATTTCGAATTATTATTTACGATTAAGCAAGAAGATTTCGATAAGATTAAAGGTAATCCATATTTAACTGTAATTGGTCACGCAACTGCAACAGGAGCAGAAAACTACTTGATCACAAAAGGTAGCGAACAAATGATTCCTTTAATTGCACAAGGTTGGGGAACTGAAGAAGAAAAAGAAGATTAG
- a CDS encoding HU family DNA-binding protein, with the protein MTKAEIVNNISGKLGLEKSDTQRVVESFMDEVIKSLVNGENVYLRGFGSFTIKTRAEKTGRNITKGTSIIIPAHNVPTFKPAKTFIEDVKSSEANVVK; encoded by the coding sequence ATGACAAAGGCAGAAATAGTAAATAACATTTCAGGTAAGTTAGGACTTGAAAAGAGCGACACTCAGAGAGTAGTAGAATCGTTTATGGATGAGGTGATCAAATCTTTAGTTAATGGTGAAAATGTTTACTTAAGAGGATTTGGTTCTTTTACTATTAAAACGAGAGCTGAAAAAACAGGTAGAAACATCACTAAAGGTACTTCTATCATTATCCCTGCTCATAACGTACCTACTTTCAAACCAGCAAAAACTTTCATCGAAGATGTAAAGTCTAGCGAAGCAAACGTAGTAAAATAA
- the mutY gene encoding A/G-specific adenine glycosylase has translation MKFNYLILSWFDKNKRELPWRNTRNPFHIWLSEIILQQTRVEQGKNFYLNFITEFDTVNDLAKADEQKVLKLWQGLGYYSRARNLHFTAQFVSNELNGVFPDTFKELKKLKGIGDYTAAAIASIVYNEPVPAVDGNMFRVFSRYFNVEDDISLAKTKKVFWDLGIEVIDEKRPGDFNQAVMDLGATICLPKAAKCDICPLNESCEALRLNKVQELPIKTKKVKVSNRFLHFILVQNGNEIGLVKREGNDVWRNLFTLPMIETTTDLLDNEDLIHQNIHLDLSFISEEKHILSHQNLFIKYYRYIPNVSKIEHLRNLSDFEWINLNEIENYPLPKPIENFINYHFLD, from the coding sequence ATGAAATTCAACTACCTGATTTTGTCTTGGTTTGACAAAAATAAGAGAGAATTACCTTGGCGCAATACTCGAAATCCCTTCCATATTTGGTTATCAGAAATTATCTTACAACAAACAAGAGTTGAGCAAGGTAAGAATTTTTATCTTAATTTCATAACGGAATTTGACACGGTAAATGACCTTGCAAAAGCGGATGAACAAAAGGTTTTAAAGCTATGGCAAGGATTAGGATATTATTCTCGTGCAAGAAATTTACATTTTACTGCTCAATTTGTTTCAAATGAGCTAAATGGCGTATTTCCGGACACTTTTAAAGAATTAAAAAAATTAAAAGGAATTGGGGATTATACTGCTGCTGCAATCGCTTCTATCGTATATAATGAACCTGTCCCAGCGGTAGATGGAAATATGTTTCGTGTTTTTTCTAGATATTTTAATGTAGAAGATGACATTTCATTAGCTAAAACTAAAAAAGTTTTTTGGGATTTGGGAATTGAAGTAATTGATGAAAAACGTCCAGGAGATTTTAATCAAGCAGTGATGGATTTAGGTGCAACAATTTGTTTGCCGAAGGCTGCAAAGTGTGACATTTGTCCTTTAAATGAATCTTGTGAAGCGTTACGATTAAATAAAGTGCAAGAATTACCGATTAAAACGAAAAAAGTAAAAGTTTCCAATCGTTTTTTACATTTTATTTTGGTTCAGAACGGAAATGAAATTGGTTTAGTGAAGCGTGAAGGAAATGATGTTTGGAGAAATCTATTTACGTTACCAATGATAGAAACAACGACTGATTTGTTGGATAATGAAGATCTGATTCATCAAAATATCCATTTGGATTTGAGCTTTATTTCTGAAGAAAAACACATTTTATCGCATCAAAATTTATTCATCAAGTATTATCGTTATATTCCAAATGTGTCTAAAATTGAGCATTTGCGTAACTTATCTGATTTTGAATGGATAAATTTAAATGAAATAGAAAATTATCCACTTCCAAAACCAATTGAAAATTTTATAAATTATCATTTTTTAGATTAA
- the meaB gene encoding methylmalonyl Co-A mutase-associated GTPase MeaB — protein sequence MAKQINTEQLIQDIKDGNRFALSRAITLAESTRLEHLEAAQEIIKAFPPSTNSKRIAITGIPGVGKSTFIESLGKYLTNLGSKVAILAIDPSSSLSKGSILGDKTRMEELAKNELAYIRPSASNGSLGGITSRTYEAILLCEAAGYDHILIETVGVGQSETLVNQISDLFLFLQLPGSGDDLQGIKRGIMEMADIIFVNKVDSFQEKLVKDAKVDLARSLQFLPTKDSNWKRKTILGSGLKEKGITELWETILLYFEQIHANDYYLQNRRKQQLLQAESYVLEMIERETKEKLKEKPFNYSIPNAFQMAKEWLELK from the coding sequence ATGGCAAAACAAATAAATACGGAACAACTAATTCAAGATATAAAAGACGGAAATCGATTCGCCTTGAGCCGAGCTATCACATTAGCCGAAAGCACAAGATTAGAACATTTAGAAGCTGCACAAGAAATCATCAAAGCATTTCCTCCTTCAACCAACTCGAAGCGAATTGCCATCACAGGAATTCCCGGCGTAGGTAAAAGTACATTTATCGAATCTTTAGGAAAATATCTAACAAACTTAGGCTCGAAAGTCGCAATACTTGCCATTGACCCAAGTAGTAGTTTATCCAAAGGTAGTATTTTGGGCGATAAAACTAGAATGGAAGAATTAGCTAAAAACGAATTAGCTTACATTCGTCCGAGTGCTTCCAATGGTAGTTTAGGTGGAATCACATCTCGTACCTACGAAGCTATATTATTATGTGAAGCTGCAGGATATGATCATATTTTAATAGAAACAGTAGGTGTTGGACAATCAGAGACGTTAGTAAATCAAATTTCTGATTTATTTCTATTCTTACAATTACCAGGTTCTGGAGACGATTTACAAGGTATAAAACGTGGAATCATGGAAATGGCCGATATTATTTTCGTAAACAAAGTTGATTCTTTTCAGGAAAAATTAGTTAAGGATGCAAAAGTTGATTTAGCACGATCACTTCAATTTTTACCAACAAAAGACTCGAATTGGAAACGTAAAACAATTCTTGGTTCTGGATTAAAAGAAAAAGGAATTACAGAGCTTTGGGAAACCATCTTGTTGTATTTTGAACAAATACACGCAAACGATTATTATCTTCAAAATAGACGTAAACAACAGCTTCTACAAGCCGAATCTTATGTATTAGAGATGATAGAACGTGAAACTAAAGAAAAATTAAAGGAAAAACCATTCAACTATTCGATTCCGAATGCATTTCAAATGGCAAAAGAATGGTTAGAATTAAAATAA
- the rplU gene encoding 50S ribosomal protein L21 — MYAIVEIAGLQYKIEKDQQLFVNRLAGEAGDEVKFDRVLLTDNGAITIGAPVIDGVTVVAKIVEHVKGDKVIVFKKKRRKGYQKSNGHRQQFTKIEVVSIG, encoded by the coding sequence ATGTACGCAATTGTAGAAATAGCAGGGCTTCAATACAAAATTGAAAAAGACCAACAATTGTTTGTTAACCGTTTAGCTGGTGAAGCAGGTGACGAAGTAAAATTCGACCGTGTTTTATTAACTGACAACGGAGCAATCACAATCGGCGCCCCAGTTATAGATGGAGTTACAGTAGTAGCTAAAATCGTTGAGCACGTTAAAGGTGACAAAGTAATCGTTTTCAAAAAGAAAAGAAGAAAAGGATACCAAAAATCAAACGGGCACCGTCAACAATTCACTAAAATTGAAGTTGTTTCAATCGGTTAA
- a CDS encoding FeoA family protein, with translation MSKTLKDLKVGDLAIISGFTSEDVPAKLYEMGFIPGTELQVKNKAPFGGPICISIMSNKSLLALRQAEASQILIEKK, from the coding sequence ATGAGTAAAACATTAAAAGACTTAAAGGTAGGAGATTTAGCTATCATCAGCGGATTTACTTCTGAAGATGTCCCTGCTAAGTTATATGAAATGGGTTTTATCCCTGGAACTGAGTTACAAGTTAAGAATAAAGCTCCATTTGGAGGTCCAATTTGTATCAGTATAATGAGTAATAAGTCGCTTTTAGCTTTACGTCAGGCTGAAGCAAGTCAAATTTTGATTGAAAAGAAATAA
- the rpmA gene encoding 50S ribosomal protein L27, which translates to MAHKKGVGSSKNGRESESKRLGVKIFGGQAAIAGNIIVRQRGTQHHPGNNVGIGKDHTLFALVDGKVVFTKKRNNRSYVSVEPLA; encoded by the coding sequence ATGGCACATAAGAAAGGGGTCGGAAGTTCGAAGAATGGTCGTGAATCAGAATCGAAACGTTTAGGAGTTAAAATTTTTGGTGGACAAGCAGCTATCGCTGGTAACATTATTGTTCGTCAAAGAGGTACTCAACACCATCCAGGTAATAATGTAGGTATCGGTAAAGATCACACATTATTCGCTTTAGTAGACGGTAAAGTTGTTTTCACTAAAAAACGTAACAACAGATCTTACGTTTCAGTTGAACCATTAGCTTAA
- the feoB gene encoding ferrous iron transport protein B has translation MSSNIITLVGNPNVGKTSLFNKLTGLRQKVGNYAGVTVEKREGNVERNGKKYHIIDLPGTYSIFPNSLDEEIVFQTLGDKNNKEYPNLAVVIAEPSNLKRSILLHCQVKDLGIPSIFVINMKDEIEAKGLSIDIKKLEDFLETKVILTNARNGEGIEELISNFEYQPVQKSTNFNVGSLYESAVNDVKSTFNLSSDYLAWLYLGQKNINFLTAEQSENLNTLKKKHKIVERRIQVKETVDRNQQLDEILSEIVKYNHKQEKTLTEKIDSVIMHPFLGYVIFFALLLLMFQAVYTWSGPLMDWIDGLFGSLQEFATNTIPAGPVSDIISEAIIPGIGGIVIFVPQIAILFLFISLMEETGYMSRVVYLMDRWLKPFGLSGKSVVPLISGVACAVPAVMSARNIENAKERMLTILVTPFMTCAARLPIYIVIIALVIPDEDWYGFNLQGLALFLMYVLGVVGVLLSAIILNLIIKAKHKSLLILELPTYKLPDWKNVGINVWEKTLGFLLGAGKIIFSISIILWVLGSFGPGEQFNNAEEIVTAHNPKMNEEELANEIASYKLEHSYLGTIGSVIEPVVAPLGYDWKMGIGLISSFAAREVFVGTMSTVYSLGEVDIEEDEQKGKLLDRMRAEINRNTGVAAYTFASGISLLLFYAFAMQCMSTIAIVKRETDSWKWTLIQTGFMTGLAYVVAFIAYQILK, from the coding sequence ATGAGTTCTAATATCATTACGCTAGTCGGAAATCCGAATGTCGGAAAAACATCACTTTTTAATAAATTAACAGGCCTTCGCCAAAAAGTAGGAAACTATGCTGGTGTTACTGTCGAAAAACGAGAAGGAAATGTAGAAAGAAACGGTAAAAAATATCATATTATTGATTTACCAGGAACATATTCTATCTTCCCAAATTCGTTAGACGAAGAAATTGTCTTCCAAACCCTTGGAGATAAAAACAATAAAGAATATCCAAATTTAGCAGTTGTTATTGCTGAACCAAGTAATTTAAAACGCTCTATTTTACTACATTGTCAAGTAAAAGATCTTGGTATTCCTTCAATTTTTGTAATCAATATGAAAGACGAAATTGAAGCGAAAGGTCTTTCTATCGATATTAAAAAATTAGAGGATTTTTTAGAAACTAAAGTGATTTTAACCAATGCTCGTAATGGTGAAGGTATAGAAGAATTGATTTCAAATTTTGAATATCAGCCGGTTCAAAAATCAACAAACTTTAATGTTGGTTCGTTATACGAAAGTGCTGTAAATGATGTAAAATCTACTTTTAATCTTTCTTCAGATTATTTAGCTTGGCTATACTTAGGACAAAAAAATATTAATTTTTTAACTGCTGAACAAAGCGAAAATTTAAATACACTTAAAAAGAAACATAAAATAGTTGAACGTCGTATTCAAGTAAAAGAAACTGTCGATCGTAATCAACAATTAGATGAAATTTTAAGTGAAATTGTAAAATACAATCACAAACAAGAAAAAACACTTACCGAAAAAATAGATAGTGTTATCATGCATCCATTTTTAGGTTATGTAATTTTCTTTGCTCTTTTATTATTAATGTTTCAGGCGGTATACACATGGTCAGGACCATTAATGGATTGGATTGATGGTTTATTTGGAAGCTTACAAGAATTTGCTACTAATACAATTCCAGCTGGTCCAGTATCCGATATTATTTCAGAGGCTATTATTCCAGGAATTGGTGGTATTGTAATTTTCGTTCCTCAAATCGCAATTTTATTCCTTTTCATTTCATTAATGGAAGAAACGGGATACATGAGCCGTGTAGTATATTTAATGGATCGTTGGTTAAAACCTTTTGGTTTAAGTGGAAAATCTGTAGTTCCGTTAATATCTGGGGTTGCATGTGCTGTACCTGCGGTAATGTCGGCTCGTAATATAGAAAACGCGAAAGAACGTATGTTAACAATTTTAGTTACGCCGTTTATGACTTGTGCAGCTCGTTTACCAATTTATATCGTAATTATCGCTTTAGTAATTCCAGATGAAGATTGGTATGGATTTAATCTACAAGGTTTAGCCTTATTCTTAATGTACGTATTAGGTGTTGTTGGAGTTTTATTAAGCGCTATAATCTTAAATTTAATCATCAAAGCGAAACACAAAAGCTTATTAATTTTAGAATTACCTACTTATAAATTACCCGATTGGAAAAATGTTGGTATTAATGTGTGGGAAAAAACGTTAGGTTTCTTACTTGGTGCCGGAAAAATTATCTTCTCTATTTCTATTATTTTATGGGTTTTAGGTTCTTTCGGACCTGGAGAACAATTTAATAATGCAGAAGAAATTGTTACTGCTCATAATCCTAAAATGAATGAAGAGGAATTAGCAAACGAAATTGCTTCTTATAAATTAGAACACTCATATTTAGGAACAATAGGTTCTGTAATCGAGCCTGTTGTAGCACCTTTAGGATATGATTGGAAAATGGGAATTGGATTAATTTCTTCTTTTGCAGCTCGTGAAGTATTCGTGGGAACTATGTCAACAGTTTACAGTCTAGGAGAAGTTGATATCGAAGAAGATGAACAAAAAGGTAAATTATTAGACCGTATGCGTGCAGAAATTAACCGTAATACTGGAGTAGCTGCATATACTTTCGCATCGGGTATTTCCTTATTATTATTCTATGCATTTGCAATGCAATGTATGAGTACAATTGCAATTGTAAAACGTGAAACAGATTCATGGAAATGGACCTTAATTCAAACAGGTTTCATGACAGGATTAGCATACGTCGTAGCATTTATTGCTTATCAAATTTTAAAATAA
- the rseP gene encoding RIP metalloprotease RseP, with translation MLVQIGQLMLSLMLLVMLHELGHFVAARYFGVRVERFFVFFDVKFAIWKKKIGDTVYGIGWLPLGGYVKLSGMIDESMDTEQMKSEPQPWEFRTKPAWQRLIIMLGGIFVNIVLAMIIYSVLLIANGERYTKVEAMKYGLAVDSTQLALGLKTGDIPVGVNGIKYNSLEEIDKEALLGGETLEISRQGKEISLPINEDFRTQILNYKQGFFVPQFSFEVDTVFLDTPAHKAGILKDDKIIAIDGFTTPFFNDFSKKLEEYEGKTVPFSVERNGQPVELMVTIGKDGKDGKDGKDGKDGKDGKDGKDGKIGIKAKSAYLDSVIGRKDYSIGEGIAQGIVKPFDAIATQVRGIGTLFQVKDGRKQVSGPIGMVKHMPEKWDWLNFWSFTAMISAWLAFINLLPIPGLDGGHAVFAIYEMVTGKAPSEKVLEKAQMVGIFIILGLMVFIFGNDIINLIFG, from the coding sequence ATGTTAGTACAAATCGGGCAGTTAATGCTCAGTTTAATGTTGTTAGTAATGTTACACGAGTTAGGACATTTCGTAGCAGCAAGATATTTTGGCGTTCGTGTAGAGCGTTTCTTTGTTTTCTTTGATGTGAAATTCGCAATCTGGAAAAAGAAAATTGGTGATACTGTTTACGGAATAGGTTGGTTACCATTAGGTGGATATGTTAAGTTATCAGGAATGATTGACGAAAGCATGGACACAGAACAAATGAAAAGCGAACCACAACCATGGGAATTCCGTACTAAGCCAGCATGGCAACGATTAATTATTATGTTAGGTGGTATTTTCGTTAATATCGTTTTAGCTATGATAATTTATTCTGTTTTACTAATTGCAAACGGAGAGCGTTATACTAAAGTTGAAGCAATGAAGTATGGTTTAGCTGTAGATTCAACTCAATTAGCGTTAGGTTTAAAAACTGGTGATATTCCTGTTGGTGTTAACGGTATTAAATATAATTCGTTAGAAGAAATTGATAAAGAAGCTTTATTAGGAGGTGAAACTTTAGAAATTTCACGTCAAGGAAAAGAAATTTCTTTACCAATTAACGAAGATTTCAGAACTCAAATTTTAAATTATAAACAAGGATTCTTCGTTCCTCAATTTTCATTTGAAGTAGATACAGTTTTCTTAGATACACCAGCTCATAAAGCAGGAATCTTAAAAGACGATAAAATTATTGCGATTGATGGATTTACAACTCCTTTTTTCAATGATTTCTCTAAGAAATTAGAAGAATATGAAGGAAAAACAGTCCCTTTTAGTGTTGAAAGAAATGGTCAGCCAGTAGAATTAATGGTTACGATTGGAAAAGATGGAAAAGATGGAAAAGATGGAAAAGATGGAAAAGATGGAAAAGATGGAAAAGATGGAAAAGATGGAAAAATCGGAATTAAGGCTAAATCAGCATACTTAGATTCAGTGATTGGTCGTAAAGATTACTCGATCGGAGAAGGTATTGCACAAGGTATCGTAAAGCCGTTTGATGCTATTGCTACACAAGTACGAGGAATCGGAACATTGTTCCAGGTAAAAGATGGACGCAAGCAAGTGTCTGGTCCAATCGGAATGGTAAAACACATGCCTGAAAAATGGGACTGGTTAAACTTCTGGTCTTTTACAGCTATGATTTCAGCTTGGTTAGCTTTTATTAATTTATTGCCAATTCCAGGTTTAGATGGTGGACATGCAGTGTTTGCAATCTATGAAATGGTGACAGGAAAAGCTCCGAGCGAAAAAGTTTTAGAAAAAGCACAGATGGTCGGAATCTTCATAATCCTTGGTTTAATGGTATTTATCTTCGGAAATGACATAATAAATTTAATTTTCGGATAA